A single genomic interval of Myxococcales bacterium harbors:
- a CDS encoding OmpH family outer membrane protein, with product MKRFFLVAVLVASITALQISLPRILFAEGALLSAVRIGYVDFNRALNTVSDGVAAKKRLREEFKERQQQLDSLQEDLGRIRSELDGKKSSFSPSEMKSREDDYRKKFFELQQMLAAFRREMEIREANLTKDILKKLRAVVEEIGSVEGYSLILEKSQDVVLFAPQGSDLTDRVIAGYDRGKGKRR from the coding sequence ATGAAGCGGTTTTTTCTAGTTGCAGTATTGGTCGCATCGATAACCGCTTTGCAGATATCCCTTCCGCGGATCCTCTTCGCGGAAGGGGCTTTACTGTCTGCCGTCAGGATCGGGTACGTCGATTTCAATAGAGCTCTCAATACTGTATCAGACGGAGTTGCTGCCAAGAAAAGGCTGAGAGAGGAGTTCAAGGAGAGACAGCAGCAGCTGGACAGTCTTCAGGAGGATCTGGGCCGTATTCGCTCAGAGCTCGACGGTAAGAAGAGCTCTTTTTCTCCTTCCGAGATGAAGAGCCGCGAGGATGATTATCGCAAGAAATTCTTCGAGCTTCAGCAGATGCTTGCGGCATTCAGGCGCGAGATGGAAATCCGTGAGGCGAATCTCACTAAAGATATTTTGAAAAAGCTGCGCGCGGTGGTCGAGGAGATAGGCAGTGTGGAGGGATATTCACTCATACTCGAAAAATCACAGGATGTAGTCTTGTTTGCCCCCCAGGGAAGCGATTTAACCGACAGGGTGATCGCTGGCTATGACAGGGGTAAGGGTAAAAGGAGGTAG
- a CDS encoding FHA domain-containing protein, giving the protein MDKQLLAILACPKCKGSINEADGGKVLLCSKCEIRYPIRNGIPVMALDEARALKSTGENFSGELPTVTFRVIDGPDSNMIFQIEMGTCRAIGRASLDENKTSVFNVDLALELDESTRRLVLQYINQQFKKSEQIGDEKGGGLGSFRRSPDVVFTDTSLSRIHAMLFYDKAGVGILDLVSKNGTYVNGKEIESKLLAPGDVIELGETTISYDS; this is encoded by the coding sequence TTGGATAAGCAGCTCCTTGCCATATTGGCCTGTCCAAAATGCAAAGGCTCCATCAACGAAGCCGATGGCGGCAAGGTGCTTCTCTGTAGTAAATGTGAAATCCGATATCCAATAAGGAATGGTATTCCTGTGATGGCTCTCGATGAGGCGAGGGCTCTCAAGTCCACCGGAGAGAATTTTTCAGGTGAACTTCCTACCGTCACTTTTCGTGTCATAGATGGTCCGGACAGCAACATGATCTTTCAGATAGAAATGGGAACGTGCCGTGCTATCGGAAGGGCCAGCCTCGACGAGAACAAGACCTCCGTTTTCAACGTCGATCTGGCTTTGGAACTGGATGAATCCACAAGGCGTCTCGTCCTTCAGTATATCAACCAACAGTTCAAAAAATCCGAGCAAATTGGAGATGAGAAAGGGGGCGGCTTAGGATCATTTCGCAGATCGCCCGATGTCGTTTTCACCGACACTAGCCTTTCTCGAATACACGCGATGCTCTTCTACGATAAAGCGGGAGTGGGGATACTAGACCTCGTCAGCAAGAACGGAACCTACGTAAACGGCAAAGAAATCGAATCGAAGCTTCTGGCGCCTGGCGACGTCATAGAGCTCGGCGAAACGACGATATCCTACGATTCTTAA
- a CDS encoding YicC family protein, protein MHSMTGYGTAEGRAGQGRLFVEIKSVNHRYNELIVKIPGRMTSIEHLIRKRIQEKFGRGKFDIFIKEKEPLFGGVEITIDTKLAKRYQLAIKNLKKELGLSGEVDFFHAVGLDRIIQIEERGGSYEKLWPQISKVIDVAIKHVSTMRLAEGKHIAADQKKRLALVAGMVRSMKKHSQRAKSNNIARIKSRMNGVLGDTPMEEQRLQLEAAYLGGRQDISEELVRLESHLKQYRALLSSKDAIGRKLDFLLQEMNREINTIGSKASDSDISKTVVECKAELERLREQVQNVE, encoded by the coding sequence ATGCACTCGATGACGGGCTATGGCACGGCTGAGGGAAGGGCGGGGCAGGGCCGCCTTTTTGTGGAGATCAAGTCGGTAAATCACAGATACAACGAGCTGATCGTGAAGATTCCGGGCAGGATGACTTCAATCGAGCACCTGATCAGAAAACGCATTCAGGAAAAGTTTGGTCGTGGTAAATTCGATATATTCATAAAGGAAAAGGAACCTCTCTTTGGCGGAGTCGAAATCACCATAGATACGAAGCTTGCGAAGAGATATCAGCTAGCCATCAAGAACCTGAAAAAAGAGCTCGGTCTTTCAGGTGAGGTCGATTTTTTTCATGCTGTCGGGCTGGACAGGATAATCCAGATAGAGGAGCGCGGCGGCTCTTATGAAAAGCTCTGGCCACAGATATCCAAGGTGATAGATGTTGCCATCAAGCACGTATCCACGATGCGCCTTGCCGAGGGGAAACATATCGCAGCAGATCAAAAAAAGAGGCTTGCCTTGGTTGCAGGAATGGTCAGGTCGATGAAGAAGCATTCTCAGAGAGCCAAAAGTAACAATATAGCAAGAATAAAGAGCAGGATGAATGGAGTGCTTGGCGACACTCCCATGGAGGAACAGCGCCTGCAGCTCGAGGCGGCATATCTCGGCGGGCGGCAGGATATCTCCGAGGAACTGGTTCGCCTCGAGAGCCATCTGAAGCAGTACAGAGCACTGTTATCTTCCAAGGATGCCATAGGAAGAAAACTCGATTTTCTTCTTCAGGAGATGAATCGTGAGATCAACACAATAGGTTCGAAGGCGTCCGATTCCGACATCTCCAAAACAGTCGTGGAGTGCAAGGCTGAGCTTGAAAGGCTGCGAGAACAGGTTCAAAACGTGGAATAA
- a CDS encoding bifunctional (p)ppGpp synthetase/guanosine-3',5'-bis(diphosphate) 3'-pyrophosphohydrolase: MMRLNDILDMISAYNPEADLDLIKKAYVFAAKVHQGQTRRSGEPYLTHPMEVAGILAGMKLDIPSIATAFLHDTVEDTVATLEEIEQLFGAEVKDLVDGVTKLSKVKFTTSEERQAENFRKMIMAMAKDIRVIIIKLADRLHNMRTLEHMVEMKQMDIAQETIDIYAPIANRLGIQGMKVELEDLCLKFLKPDIYHLIDEQIKKGQARRDKFSKEVREVIVDKMKEHNIPCEVQGRIKHYYSIWKKMERQHIPFDQIHDIAAFRLIVDSVQQCYEVLGAIHALWKPVPGRFRDFIAMPKANNYQSLHTTVIGPQGERVEFQIRTHDMHLVAEHGIAAHWKYKEGRLIEDKDEMKFKWIRKLLEWQNELSDPAEFLDTVKLDLFADDVYVFTPKGKLLELPRGSTPLDFAYAIHTDVGHSCVGAKINGKIVPLRYNLRSGDTVEIITSKKTQPHKDWLSFVATSRAKAKIRQRLRLEEHEKVVLIGRELLEKACRKYKLNVNTVVKSKELEEFAKKSSYDVEMILANIGYGKISPKQIISLFLPEGGEESDSREAPGQRAQESVISKIVSKIKSSKGLVKVGGMGDMLVSFGKCCNPIPGDPIIGFVTRGRGVSVHVTNCAKVLGQNPERLIRVEWDISNAASRVARIKVVCADLPGVLAKMTEAITSQGSNIAGASITVNEDKTATNSFDVEIKDLAQLRNVMKALERVKGIISVERVRE; encoded by the coding sequence ATGATGAGGCTAAACGACATCCTGGACATGATCTCGGCCTACAATCCGGAGGCCGATCTCGATCTCATCAAGAAGGCCTACGTCTTTGCTGCAAAGGTTCATCAGGGTCAGACCAGGCGCTCCGGAGAGCCGTACCTCACCCACCCGATGGAGGTCGCAGGTATTCTCGCGGGCATGAAGCTGGATATACCTTCTATAGCCACCGCATTTCTTCATGACACTGTCGAAGATACGGTGGCAACTCTCGAGGAGATCGAACAGCTTTTTGGGGCCGAGGTGAAAGATCTGGTAGATGGTGTGACCAAGCTTTCCAAAGTCAAGTTTACAACTTCAGAGGAGCGCCAGGCCGAAAACTTCCGCAAGATGATCATGGCGATGGCCAAGGATATCCGAGTGATCATCATCAAGCTCGCCGACAGGCTCCACAACATGCGCACCCTCGAGCATATGGTTGAGATGAAGCAGATGGACATCGCTCAGGAGACGATAGACATCTATGCACCCATAGCCAATAGGCTCGGTATTCAAGGAATGAAAGTGGAGCTGGAAGATCTTTGCCTGAAATTTCTGAAGCCCGACATTTATCATCTGATAGACGAGCAGATCAAAAAGGGACAGGCGCGGCGCGATAAGTTCTCAAAGGAGGTCCGCGAAGTTATAGTTGATAAGATGAAAGAGCATAATATCCCCTGCGAAGTTCAGGGGAGAATAAAACATTATTACAGCATCTGGAAGAAGATGGAGCGCCAGCATATTCCCTTCGACCAGATCCATGATATTGCGGCGTTCAGGCTTATCGTCGACAGCGTTCAGCAGTGCTATGAAGTTCTGGGGGCGATACATGCCCTTTGGAAGCCGGTTCCCGGAAGGTTTAGGGATTTCATAGCGATGCCAAAGGCGAACAACTATCAGTCATTGCATACCACCGTGATAGGTCCTCAAGGCGAAAGGGTTGAATTTCAGATCAGAACCCACGACATGCACCTTGTCGCGGAACATGGCATCGCGGCACATTGGAAATACAAGGAAGGGCGGCTCATCGAGGACAAGGATGAGATGAAGTTCAAGTGGATCAGGAAACTCCTCGAATGGCAAAACGAGCTTTCTGATCCCGCAGAATTTTTGGATACGGTCAAACTTGATCTCTTTGCCGATGATGTCTATGTTTTTACCCCCAAAGGAAAACTTTTGGAGCTTCCCCGAGGTTCCACCCCGCTGGATTTTGCCTATGCTATACATACCGATGTCGGGCACTCCTGCGTTGGCGCCAAGATCAACGGCAAGATCGTTCCTCTGCGGTACAACCTCCGTAGCGGTGATACCGTAGAAATTATTACCAGCAAAAAAACTCAGCCCCACAAAGACTGGCTTTCATTTGTTGCCACCTCGAGGGCCAAGGCTAAAATCAGGCAACGCCTGCGCTTGGAGGAGCACGAGAAAGTTGTATTGATAGGGCGCGAGCTGCTTGAAAAGGCATGCAGAAAATACAAGCTCAACGTCAATACAGTCGTCAAAAGCAAGGAACTCGAGGAGTTTGCAAAAAAATCATCATACGATGTCGAGATGATACTCGCTAATATAGGTTACGGCAAAATTTCTCCAAAGCAGATCATCTCGCTTTTCCTTCCCGAGGGCGGAGAAGAATCCGATTCCCGTGAGGCGCCGGGGCAGCGGGCACAGGAGTCGGTGATCAGTAAAATCGTAAGCAAGATCAAAAGCTCGAAGGGCCTGGTAAAAGTCGGCGGGATGGGAGATATGCTGGTTTCATTCGGCAAATGCTGTAACCCGATACCGGGAGATCCGATCATCGGTTTTGTCACCAGGGGAAGAGGTGTTTCGGTTCACGTAACTAACTGCGCAAAAGTTCTGGGCCAAAATCCGGAGAGATTAATAAGGGTGGAATGGGATATATCCAACGCGGCCTCACGAGTAGCCAGGATAAAGGTGGTTTGCGCCGATCTTCCGGGGGTCCTCGCCAAAATGACGGAGGCGATTACCTCTCAGGGGAGCAACATCGCAGGAGCTTCAATCACAGTAAATGAAGATAAAACAGCGACCAACAGTTTCGATGTCGAAATAAAAGACCTCGCCCAACTGCGCAACGTCATGAAGGCGCTCGAGAGGGTGAAAGGAATCATTTCCGTGGAAAGGGTTAGGGAGTGA
- a CDS encoding 50S ribosomal protein L28 — translation MPRTCAICKKGLLVGRNVSHANNKTRKVSLPNLQRVRVKTAGTVKRMQVCTRCLRSGKIEKA, via the coding sequence ATGCCGCGCACCTGTGCCATTTGTAAAAAAGGGCTTCTCGTAGGCCGTAACGTCTCTCATGCGAACAACAAGACCAGGAAGGTCTCCCTTCCAAATCTTCAACGCGTACGCGTGAAGACTGCCGGAACCGTAAAACGCATGCAGGTTTGCACCCGCTGCCTTCGCTCCGGCAAGATTGAAAAGGCCTAG
- a CDS encoding YraN family protein — MPKTGVNNRVFGNYGEDLAAEFLSSRGFKIIGRNLSYGPGELDIVAQKGDELHFIEVKTRFSDDFVSPLDAITDKKQRKMLLASECFLMDSSNTFDPDDPPPCFFDVIAIEQKEGGENIELFEDVFQFEL, encoded by the coding sequence ATGCCCAAAACGGGAGTTAATAATCGGGTCTTTGGTAATTACGGGGAGGATCTGGCCGCGGAATTTCTTTCTTCCAGAGGATTTAAAATAATAGGGAGAAATTTATCCTATGGTCCAGGTGAACTCGATATAGTCGCTCAAAAAGGGGATGAGCTTCATTTTATAGAGGTTAAAACCCGTTTTTCGGATGACTTCGTATCCCCCCTTGACGCTATCACCGACAAAAAGCAGCGGAAGATGCTGCTCGCCTCCGAATGTTTCCTTATGGATTCCTCAAATACCTTCGATCCTGATGACCCGCCCCCCTGTTTTTTTGATGTGATTGCAATCGAGCAAAAAGAGGGGGGTGAAAATATAGAGCTTTTTGAAGATGTATTTCAATTCGAGCTTTAA